The following are encoded in a window of Impatiens glandulifera chromosome 5, dImpGla2.1, whole genome shotgun sequence genomic DNA:
- the LOC124939141 gene encoding uncharacterized protein LOC124939141: MTGCELNYSPVEKVCWALEWVTKRLRRYIQAHTIKLVSRLDPIRHLFQKTFLSPRLAKWMMMISEYEIVYTVHKSIKGSVVIDFLVDQPIKVKDDEELEFPNDEVMTINPTTRKLLFDESSDKQGYDIGILLIDPMEKYNPISVKLEYFVTKMK; encoded by the coding sequence ATGACAGGCTGcgaacttaattactcgccaGTAGAAAAGGTGTGTTGGGCCCTAGAATGGGTCACTAAGAGGCTAAGGCGTTACATACAAGCTCACACAAtcaagttagtatcaagactcgatccaattcgtcatttattccaGAAAACGTTTTTGTCTCCGAGAttagctaagtggatgatgatgatatcagagtaCGAGATCGTGTACACAGTTCATAAATCTATTAAGGGAAGCGTTGTAATAGATTTTCTCGTAGACCAACCAATCAAAGTTAAAGACGACGAGGAGTTAGAATTTCCAAACgacgaagtgatgactattaaccctACAACCAGGAAGCTACTATTCGATGAATCTTCAGATAAGCAAGGCTATGATATCGGAATACTACTCATTGATCCTATGGAAAAATACAAcccaatctcagtcaagctcgaatatTTCGTGACAAAAATGAAGTAG